CCTAGTTCGTGATCCCATCTCACCATTAATATAACACATAGGCTTGTTAGAAAGTCAGAAGATCGTATCCGTGTACAGATACGTAACATAATCTCTCCATACTTGCAATATGAATACCGGATACAGTATAAGCATGACGATATGACAAGTTAGCTGATAGCAAGATAGTATCTCATTAAATACACGGATTGTAAGGCACATTATAAAAGGGGGGCATTCTCCGCTAGTACAAGTATGCACACACATCCAGTTACACTTAGATCAAATCCTCTGCCCCAAAAATCTCCTGTCCTCGTGTTCCACTCGTCGCCCCAGTCCACCGCTGGTGGCCTCCGATCGCCGCCCCGATCAGCACTATAACTCTTCAGGAAGGTGAACCCAAGGGGGTCGCCATCGGCACGATCGGAGCCTGAATCCGGCCATATTTGAGCAGACTTTCCTTAGCCGTCGATCTGAACCCTTGCTCAGATCCGGCCGGATTCCAGGTCCGATCATGCCGATGGCGACCCTCCTGGTTTCACCTTCCCAAGAGTTATAGTGCCAATCGGGGCGGCGATCGGAGGCCGTCGGCGGTGGACTGGGGCGACCAGTGGGATATGAGGACAGGTGattttggggacagaggatttgATCTCAATTACACTTGCTCTTACTTTCTTCTGTTTTTGCGCCACCGTTATTTTTTGACTTGATCGTCGAAGTTACTACACCAGGGGCTCCCAGCTtgtttactgatgatttctctcCCCCTCTCTACTACTGTTCACTGATGATTTCCACCCCCTCTCTACAACTATTTGTTGGCCTAGAATCGGATAGGATAGCACACCCAAAGCACACAGCACACAGCacacaagaagaaacaagaagaatatgacAAATATGAACTTCACTTATGAAAGGAAACCTTACACCGAGATGCCTTCTACATGCCTCTACGACTCTTTATATAGCATCACAAATGATAAGAGCACGAACCAcaagatccataaaaataggatctagatgagatccataaaaataggatctagACCGAGAAATAACCAATTATCAAGATAataaaacataataaaaaaaactaacgTGGAGGGATTATTTTCTCACATTACTCCCCCTAATCCTGACATGATTATAGATCACGGACGCCGAGTAGTTGTCGCATGGCAGCTAGCTTCACTCCTGGCAATGCTTTAGTTAACGCATCGGCTCGCTGTTCTCCGGTATTAACAAACTCCACCACAATCTGTCCCTTCTCAATGcattctctgataaaatgaaaCCTTGTATCTATATGCTTGCTTCAACCATGTAATACCGGATTCTTCATGAGAGCTATGGCGGATTTGTTGTCAACAAACAAAGTTACCGGTTTTGGCTTTACACTTCTTAATTCGCTGGCAAGGCTCCTCAACCACAAAGCATGGCAGGCCGCAGTTGTGGCTTCCATGAACTCTGCCTCACAAGATGAAAGCGTCACTGTCTTCTGCTTCTGTGAGTTCCAGGACaccaaactttcattaaaatataaagtcattccacttgtgcttttcctTCCATCGAGATCGCCGGCTAAATCACTATCCGAGTAGCCGAATATACCAATTTCCTGGGGTCCCTTTATGTAAACAAGTCCAAAATAAATTGTACCTTTCAAATACCTGAGAATCTGTTTGACCACCCTGTGATGCATGATTGTAGGTCTCTCCATGTATCTGCTCGCCATTCCAACAGAATATGACAGGTCTGGCCGTGTGTGTAGCAAATATCTCAGACAACCAATAATGCGTTTGTACTCCGTGGCATCAACTGGAGTCCCTTCCAAGTCCTTATGCAACTGTGTCTTGGGTTCCATTGGATGTTTTGTGGCATTGCAGTCTGCCATCTTGAATTGAGATAGAATTTTCTTGGCATAAGCTGATTGTCTAAGTGAAATTCGACTCTTCTGTTGCTCCACTTCAATCCCTAAGTAGTAGGAGAGAAGACTCAAATCactcatctcaaattctatcATCATTTGTTGTTTGAACTTGTTGATTTTCTCTGTGCTACCTCCTGAGATCGTCgacatacactccaacaagtataCTTGCTTCTCCTTCACCTCTTGTATATACTGCATGTTTTTGAGTACATTTTTTGAAGCCAAGTTCTTCCAGACTCCTGTTCAGTCGCATGTTCCAAGCTCGTGGAGCTTGCCGCAGTCCATAGAGGGCCTTGTACAACCTGTACACCTTATGCTTTTGATTTTGTACCTCAAACCCTTCCGGTTGAGTgacatatatttcttcttctaactctcaGTTAAGAAATGCTGACTTCACATCTAGATGGTGTACCTCCCAGCTTTGATTTGCAGCAAGTGCAAGAATGACTCGGATAGTGTCAAGTCTAGCGACAGGCGCAAACACTTCTTCAAAGTCGATAC
This genomic stretch from Zingiber officinale cultivar Zhangliang chromosome 7A, Zo_v1.1, whole genome shotgun sequence harbors:
- the LOC122002199 gene encoding uncharacterized mitochondrial protein AtMg00810-like, which translates into the protein MSTISGGSTEKINKFKQQMMIEFEMSDLSLLSYYLGIEVEQQKSRISLRQSAYAKKILSQFKMADCNATKHPMEPKTQLHKDLEGTPVDATEYKRIIGCLRYLLHTRPDLSYSVGMASRYMERPTIMHHRVVKQILRYLKGTIYFGLVYIKGPQEIGIFGYSDSDLAGDLDGRKSTSGMTLYFNESLVSWNSQKQKTVTLSSCEAEFMEATTAACHALWLRSLASELRSVKPKPVTLFVDNKSAIALMKNPGQIVVEFVNTGEQRADALTKALPGVKLAAMRQLLGVRDL